Proteins encoded within one genomic window of Terriglobales bacterium:
- a CDS encoding class II aldolase/adducin family protein: protein MHSDDLIRSIIATGRSLFTRGYAFGTAGNISCRVEGSIYCTATGCSLGDLSAEDIAVCNMDGTATSACKPTKELPLHLAAYRSRPECHAVVHLHSGFATAVSCLKELNTKDALPAFTPYYAMRVPCLPVIAYFPPGDVRLATELEKLAPETPAMLMRNHGSVALGRNLLEASALAEEIEETARLFFILGERGKALGAAEVSYLRNRGRA, encoded by the coding sequence ATGCATTCGGACGATTTAATTCGCTCGATCATAGCCACGGGACGGAGCTTGTTTACTCGTGGGTATGCGTTCGGGACAGCGGGGAACATCAGTTGCAGAGTGGAGGGAAGCATTTACTGCACCGCGACCGGCTGTTCACTCGGCGATCTCTCTGCGGAGGACATTGCCGTGTGTAATATGGACGGAACCGCAACGAGCGCCTGTAAGCCTACGAAGGAACTTCCTCTGCACTTGGCGGCATATCGCTCACGCCCCGAGTGCCATGCGGTCGTGCATCTGCATTCGGGATTCGCGACTGCGGTGAGTTGTTTGAAAGAGCTGAACACCAAGGACGCACTGCCCGCCTTCACTCCGTACTACGCTATGCGTGTACCGTGCCTTCCCGTGATCGCGTATTTTCCTCCCGGTGACGTTCGTCTCGCCACGGAGTTGGAAAAACTAGCTCCGGAGACACCAGCCATGTTGATGCGCAACCATGGCTCCGTCGCACTTGGAAGGAACCTGCTCGAAGCCTCGGCCCTTGCGGAGGAAATTGAAGAAACAGCTCGTCTCTTCTTCATCTTGGGAGAGCGCGGGAAGGCCCTTGGTGCGGCTGAAGTCAGCTACTTACGTAACCGAGGGCGAGCGTGA
- a CDS encoding carbohydrate kinase family protein has protein sequence MSDKEKGGIICAGSLVYDILVKPFGELRFGTTTFVDSIEYRIGGNAANTARALAILGVPVYILGAVGSDAQADFILDGLRSCGVDSNGVIRQSKPTATSVALIGADGQRQFLHRLGASEDAFAQPVAFAGDLRKGFSHLHLSSLFVVPHLRMNGRKILADAKHAGLTTSFDTNWDPYGEWMQALQPCLTQIDIFFMNEDEARMITGHVEAHAAARVLLEEGVSLVVIKLGHRGCAIYGREEVVCPAFPVNAVDTTGAGDCFVAGFLAAHQQGLPLPEIARFANAVGALSVQRIGAVEGVISRDRVRDWIASQGEAVRS, from the coding sequence ATGAGCGACAAAGAGAAGGGCGGCATTATTTGCGCTGGAAGTCTTGTTTACGACATCCTCGTCAAGCCCTTCGGCGAACTCCGCTTCGGAACTACCACGTTCGTGGACAGCATCGAGTACCGCATCGGTGGCAACGCAGCGAACACTGCCCGAGCGCTTGCGATCCTTGGGGTCCCCGTCTATATCTTGGGTGCCGTTGGCTCAGACGCTCAAGCCGATTTCATTCTCGACGGCTTGCGATCGTGCGGCGTCGATAGCAACGGCGTAATCCGTCAATCGAAGCCTACTGCTACGTCGGTAGCGCTAATTGGGGCCGATGGTCAGAGACAATTCCTGCATCGCCTCGGCGCGAGTGAAGATGCGTTCGCACAACCGGTCGCCTTTGCCGGCGATCTTCGAAAAGGCTTCTCTCATCTCCATCTTTCCAGCCTGTTCGTGGTGCCGCATCTCCGGATGAATGGGAGAAAGATTCTGGCCGATGCCAAGCACGCAGGTCTCACAACCTCGTTCGACACGAACTGGGATCCTTACGGCGAATGGATGCAAGCCCTCCAACCTTGTCTCACGCAAATCGACATCTTCTTCATGAATGAAGATGAAGCTCGCATGATTACCGGTCATGTTGAGGCGCACGCTGCTGCTCGCGTCTTATTGGAGGAGGGTGTCTCACTGGTCGTCATCAAACTGGGCCACCGCGGCTGCGCGATCTATGGCCGCGAAGAAGTTGTCTGCCCAGCATTTCCGGTTAACGCCGTCGACACTACCGGCGCAGGCGACTGTTTTGTTGCAGGATTCCTGGCGGCGCACCAACAAGGATTGCCATTGCCTGAAATCGCGCGTTTCGCCAATGCAGTTGGCGCCCTGAGTGTTCAACGGATCGGTGCGGTTGAGGGTGTAATCTCGCGAGATCGCGTGCGCGACTGGATTGCTTCGCAAGGCGAAGCTGTCCGCTCATGA
- the otnK gene encoding 3-oxo-tetronate kinase, whose amino-acid sequence MNLTFASIADDDTGASDIAGMLASQRMRTLVILDSATSQEIQQWAQDADALVFAIASRALPPQEAYRKSREACQLILPLKPRTVAVKYCSTFDSTPEGNIGPSIDAAMDALGQPFTVAVPALPINGRTTYVGHHFVGTQLLSESSMRNHPLNPMTNSNLVSHLQSQTGRKVGLAAHPAVRSGALSLRHELKALQESGVEIAVIDCICDSDLEVISEVIADMPLITGSSGYAVTLAAAWRRRGFWSEGQQSRSITSADTRVGTLIISGSCSEATRVQSKYFEHTGVHSYVLEGTELASEVFDRTNLVAEAVALLKSGKDVFIRTNAKSVHAVHQWALAQGSNPISVGMKISAGLGAIARDIVSHVLPQGIVVAGGETSGTICRTIGIKALRIGRNIVPGVPLCASITTPIMPVVLKSGNFGGEDFFLQAREAIRSCPKPEEQPR is encoded by the coding sequence GTGAACCTGACCTTTGCCAGTATCGCGGATGACGACACCGGCGCCAGCGACATCGCAGGTATGCTGGCCAGTCAGAGAATGCGCACCCTCGTCATTCTGGATTCAGCAACGTCCCAGGAGATCCAGCAGTGGGCGCAGGACGCCGATGCGCTGGTGTTCGCAATCGCCTCCAGGGCTCTGCCGCCGCAAGAGGCATACAGAAAGAGCCGTGAAGCGTGTCAGTTGATTCTTCCGTTGAAGCCGCGAACTGTTGCGGTCAAGTACTGCAGCACCTTCGACTCCACTCCCGAGGGCAACATCGGACCGTCCATCGACGCTGCCATGGACGCCCTTGGGCAGCCGTTTACGGTTGCGGTCCCCGCGCTTCCGATCAACGGTCGCACCACATACGTGGGGCATCATTTCGTCGGCACGCAGCTTCTGTCGGAATCGTCGATGCGGAACCACCCGCTGAATCCCATGACGAACTCCAATCTCGTCTCGCATCTGCAATCGCAGACCGGGAGAAAGGTCGGACTCGCTGCTCATCCGGCAGTTCGGAGCGGAGCGCTATCGCTCAGGCACGAACTGAAGGCACTGCAGGAGAGCGGAGTGGAAATCGCGGTGATCGATTGCATCTGCGACAGCGATTTGGAGGTTATCTCCGAAGTCATCGCCGACATGCCATTAATCACCGGCAGCTCGGGATACGCCGTAACGCTCGCTGCTGCATGGCGGCGCCGGGGATTTTGGTCCGAGGGACAACAATCCCGCAGCATTACGAGCGCCGATACGAGGGTCGGCACGCTCATCATCTCCGGAAGTTGCTCAGAAGCCACTCGTGTGCAGAGCAAGTACTTCGAGCATACCGGTGTTCACTCGTATGTCCTCGAGGGAACCGAGTTGGCCTCTGAGGTTTTTGATCGAACGAATCTGGTCGCCGAGGCGGTCGCTCTTCTCAAGTCTGGCAAAGATGTCTTCATCAGAACGAATGCGAAGAGCGTCCATGCTGTTCATCAATGGGCACTCGCACAAGGTTCGAACCCCATTTCTGTAGGAATGAAGATCTCCGCAGGTCTCGGGGCTATCGCCAGAGACATCGTCAGCCACGTTCTTCCTCAAGGAATAGTTGTTGCGGGGGGTGAGACCTCGGGAACCATCTGCCGAACGATCGGGATAAAGGCTCTTAGGATAGGGCGGAACATCGTGCCCGGAGTTCCACTTTGCGCTTCCATCACCACGCCGATCATGCCGGTCGTACTTAAATCAGGCAATTTCGGAGGAGAGGATTTCTTTCTTCAAGCGAGAGAGGCGATCCGCTCTTGTCCTAAACCAGAGGAACAGCCCAGGTAA
- a CDS encoding MFS transporter codes for MAAAVATSMNVAVNGRANETRVTASKYALPLLLTTSMFINYIDRSNLSIAAPLMQKDMGLTTAQIGVLSSAFFWTYALFQLVGISGWLCDRFRVTMVFGISALVWGLSTLVTGFLSSFWAIFAMRLILGAGESFAYPCYSRILATDVPQTSRGTANAFLDAASKLGPSVGMFLGGMLLVRFDWRIFFVVLGVISLAWVVPWFLFAARSSSSPINKPVSGGSVARILSSRSAWGTFAGHFCGNYVWFFLLIWLPSYLVKDKGLSTQAMANVGSIAFLVIAIGTLCAGWLSDRYIRRGVSPTIVRKSVVVGGLLGSASILVVGYVQSASFSLAMLLFACFAFGTYTSNHWAITQTIAGPAMAGRWTGLQNGIGNFSGIVASWLTGELATQTGSFRTSFVMTGLIALAGACMWGIVVGPVRELPVDKES; via the coding sequence TTGGCAGCAGCGGTTGCAACGAGCATGAACGTGGCTGTAAATGGGCGCGCGAATGAGACGAGAGTGACCGCGTCGAAGTATGCGCTGCCGTTGTTGCTTACGACGTCGATGTTCATCAACTACATCGACCGGTCGAACCTCTCGATCGCTGCTCCGCTAATGCAGAAGGACATGGGGTTGACCACCGCGCAAATCGGGGTGCTCTCCTCAGCTTTCTTCTGGACTTACGCGCTATTCCAACTGGTGGGAATCTCCGGGTGGCTGTGTGATCGGTTCCGGGTCACCATGGTGTTTGGGATCAGCGCATTGGTGTGGGGATTGTCAACGCTTGTCACAGGGTTCTTGTCTTCGTTTTGGGCAATTTTCGCGATGCGACTGATCCTTGGGGCGGGCGAATCTTTTGCGTATCCATGCTATTCCAGGATCCTAGCCACCGATGTCCCCCAGACCTCTCGCGGCACTGCGAACGCGTTCCTCGATGCCGCCTCCAAACTTGGGCCGTCCGTGGGAATGTTTCTCGGCGGTATGCTGCTCGTCCGTTTCGACTGGCGCATCTTCTTCGTTGTGCTTGGAGTGATTAGCCTCGCTTGGGTAGTCCCGTGGTTTCTATTCGCGGCCCGTTCTTCGAGTTCGCCGATCAACAAGCCGGTCAGCGGAGGGTCCGTTGCACGCATCCTGTCCAGTCGTTCCGCATGGGGAACATTCGCCGGACACTTTTGCGGTAACTACGTCTGGTTCTTTCTCTTGATATGGCTTCCGTCCTACCTGGTGAAGGATAAAGGTCTATCAACGCAGGCGATGGCAAATGTTGGATCGATTGCGTTTCTGGTGATTGCCATCGGTACACTCTGCGCAGGTTGGCTATCCGACCGATACATTCGGCGAGGAGTTTCGCCGACGATCGTGCGAAAGTCGGTAGTGGTTGGCGGCCTGCTTGGTTCCGCTTCTATTCTGGTTGTTGGATACGTGCAGAGCGCGTCCTTCTCGCTTGCGATGTTGCTGTTCGCATGTTTTGCCTTCGGGACTTACACTTCCAACCACTGGGCCATCACACAGACGATAGCCGGGCCAGCAATGGCTGGGCGGTGGACGGGACTTCAAAATGGTATCGGGAATTTTTCTGGGATCGTTGCCTCGTGGCTCACGGGAGAACTGGCGACCCAAACGGGCTCGTTCCGCACCTCGTTTGTCATGACTGGGTTGATCGCGTTGGCAGGTGCTTGCATGTGGGGAATCGTTGTCGGGCCCGTTCGCGAACTTCCTGTAGACAAGGAATCCTGA
- a CDS encoding aspartate/glutamate racemase family protein, protein MSAKTLYAIHTGPVLVEVIKPLVKELLPGTSLVNIMDDGLLSEVREAGHLTTAVTRRLIGYGVLAASAGASAILNCCSSVGEAAEMLARVVDIPVVRIDEAMAERAVESGSRIGVIATLATTLDPTKQLILRKAKLSGRNIEVKSYVADSAFDSLLSGDPQKHDALVNAVIDRAIDENEVVVLAQGSMARLVAVRQDASNGRILTSPRTGVESLRKHLQMEHA, encoded by the coding sequence ATGTCTGCTAAAACTCTTTATGCCATCCATACCGGTCCCGTCCTCGTGGAAGTTATCAAGCCTCTTGTAAAGGAACTTCTGCCCGGCACCAGCCTCGTGAACATCATGGACGACGGGCTCTTATCGGAAGTCCGCGAAGCAGGTCACCTAACGACAGCGGTGACCCGCCGGTTGATCGGATACGGCGTGCTCGCGGCCAGCGCAGGTGCGAGCGCGATCCTGAACTGTTGCTCGTCAGTCGGCGAAGCCGCCGAGATGCTTGCGCGAGTTGTGGACATCCCGGTCGTCAGGATTGACGAAGCGATGGCGGAGCGTGCTGTGGAATCAGGTTCCCGTATCGGAGTGATCGCGACGCTTGCCACTACGTTGGACCCCACCAAGCAACTGATCCTTCGCAAGGCAAAGCTGAGCGGACGCAACATTGAAGTGAAGTCTTATGTCGCCGACTCCGCCTTTGACTCCCTGCTCTCTGGCGATCCCCAAAAGCACGACGCCCTGGTAAATGCTGTCATCGACCGTGCCATCGACGAAAATGAGGTGGTCGTTCTTGCCCAGGGCAGCATGGCACGACTGGTGGCAGTCCGCCAGGACGCTTCCAACGGCCGAATACTCACGAGCCCTCGCACAGGCGTCGAATCGCTTCGCAAGCATCTGCAAATGGAGCATGCATGA